A window of Paenibacillus sp. 19GGS1-52 contains these coding sequences:
- a CDS encoding beta-galactosidase, with protein MSKLRYGVAYYDEYMPYERLAEDIAMMKEAGINVVRIAESTWSTHEPQNGVFDFTSVDRVLDAMYAAGIEVIVGTPTYAVPTWLVKEHPDVLAVTPRGLGRYGARQIMDITNPVYLFHAERIIRKLIGRVSKHPAVIGYQTDNETKHYDTAGDNVQLQFVKYMREKFGTLENINECFGLDYWSNRINSWEDFPSVVGTINGSLGAEFAKFQRGLVNQFLAWQVALVNEFKQPGQFVTQNFDFEWRGYSFGVQPSVDHFAAAEPFDIVGVDIYHPSQHELTGTEISFGGDMARSLKRSNYLVLETQAQAFPNWTPFPGQLRQQAFSHLASGANMVAYWHWHSIHNSFETYWKGLLSHDFKPNPVYNEAMTIGRDFQALSQQLVDLRKENRVAVMVSNEALTAMEWFKLPDGKTYNDVVRWLYDELYRMNVECDFIQPSFHNLSQYSLIVVPALYAVEDVHLEQLNDYVHQGGHVVYSFKSGFANENVKVRSTQQPGIISEACGIGYSMFVTPHEVGLKSGSLDLGTEDRRIETWMELLTPTTAEVLLSYDHPHWGAYAAVTRNRYGQGTATYMGCMTSPDVAGSVLKVAVQEAGLWDSNQELAYPIIVKSGYNSDNKAVRYYFNYSETAASVVYAYGDGVELLSGSAVKQADSLVLEPWGVLIVLEGCFFDPNLLTCDVT; from the coding sequence ATGAGTAAACTACGGTATGGCGTTGCCTATTACGATGAATATATGCCTTATGAGCGACTCGCTGAAGATATCGCCATGATGAAGGAAGCTGGCATTAACGTAGTCCGCATTGCGGAGTCCACCTGGAGTACCCATGAGCCGCAAAATGGCGTATTCGACTTTACTTCGGTGGACCGAGTACTGGACGCTATGTACGCTGCCGGAATTGAAGTTATTGTGGGGACACCTACTTACGCCGTCCCGACTTGGCTGGTCAAGGAGCATCCGGATGTATTGGCAGTAACTCCCAGAGGGCTCGGACGTTATGGCGCCCGCCAGATTATGGACATCACGAATCCAGTCTATCTGTTCCATGCGGAGCGGATTATCCGCAAGCTGATTGGCCGCGTGAGCAAGCATCCTGCGGTCATCGGCTATCAGACCGATAACGAGACTAAGCACTATGATACTGCAGGTGATAATGTTCAGCTGCAGTTCGTCAAATATATGCGTGAGAAATTCGGCACGCTGGAGAATATCAATGAGTGTTTCGGTCTGGATTACTGGAGCAACCGGATCAACAGCTGGGAGGACTTTCCTTCGGTGGTTGGTACCATTAATGGCAGTCTTGGGGCGGAGTTCGCCAAATTTCAGCGAGGGCTGGTTAACCAATTTCTGGCTTGGCAGGTAGCACTGGTGAATGAGTTTAAACAACCCGGACAATTTGTGACGCAGAATTTTGATTTTGAGTGGCGGGGATATTCGTTTGGTGTGCAGCCGTCAGTAGATCATTTTGCCGCGGCCGAGCCTTTTGATATTGTTGGTGTGGATATTTACCATCCGTCTCAGCATGAGCTGACTGGCACGGAGATATCTTTTGGCGGCGATATGGCACGGTCGCTGAAGCGCAGCAATTACCTTGTTCTGGAGACACAGGCGCAAGCCTTTCCTAACTGGACTCCGTTTCCAGGTCAATTAAGGCAACAAGCCTTCAGCCATCTCGCCTCTGGTGCGAACATGGTAGCATACTGGCATTGGCACTCCATCCATAATTCGTTCGAGACCTATTGGAAAGGCCTGTTGAGCCATGATTTCAAGCCCAATCCGGTATACAACGAGGCTATGACGATTGGCCGGGATTTCCAAGCTTTAAGTCAGCAGCTAGTCGATTTGCGCAAGGAGAATAGGGTTGCCGTGATGGTCAGCAACGAGGCATTGACGGCGATGGAATGGTTCAAGCTGCCTGACGGGAAGACTTATAACGATGTAGTACGCTGGCTGTATGATGAATTGTACCGGATGAATGTCGAATGTGATTTTATTCAGCCTTCATTTCATAATCTAAGCCAATACAGCCTGATTGTAGTTCCGGCGCTTTATGCCGTGGAGGATGTACATTTGGAGCAATTGAATGACTATGTGCACCAAGGCGGACATGTAGTGTATTCCTTCAAAAGCGGCTTTGCCAATGAGAACGTCAAGGTTCGGAGCACTCAGCAGCCGGGGATCATCAGTGAGGCCTGTGGTATAGGCTACAGCATGTTCGTTACCCCTCATGAGGTGGGCTTGAAGAGTGGCAGTCTGGATCTGGGAACAGAGGATAGAAGGATAGAAACTTGGATGGAATTGCTCACTCCGACCACGGCTGAGGTGCTGCTAAGTTACGATCATCCGCATTGGGGCGCATACGCCGCTGTGACTCGCAACCGTTATGGTCAGGGGACAGCGACTTATATGGGATGTATGACAAGCCCTGATGTAGCAGGAAGTGTGCTGAAAGTCGCTGTGCAAGAGGCTGGATTATGGGACAGCAATCAGGAGCTTGCTTATCCAATCATCGTGAAATCGGGTTATAACAGTGATAACAAAGCTGTACGTTACTATTTCAATTACTCGGAAACGGCGGCTTCCGTGGTGTATGCATATGGTGATGGTGTGGAGCTCTTATCAGGGTCTGCTGTGAAGCAGGCTGATTCCCTTGTCCTTGAGCCTTGGGGAGTACTGATTGTGCTGGAGGGTTGTTTTTTTGACCCTAATTTGCTAACATGTGATGTAACTTAA
- a CDS encoding carbohydrate ABC transporter permease — translation MRQKKVTDLFITLFLCVGAIISFFPIYLAVINSVKTQGEMFSSFIALPTKLHFENYSQAFDKINLLNSTLNSAIVSVIGIGGIVFCAALAGYKLSRTSGRLSNMIFFLFIASMLVPFHSIMIPLTRMAKNLHVSGSTYGLAIIYIGLGVNMAIFLYHGFVKSIPRELEEAARIDGCGEFQTFFRIIFPLLLPITVTIAILDFLWIWNDFLLPLLMLTDSTKYTLILSTNTLFGEYNKEWSLILAALVLTALPVIVIYAFFQKFIMQGIAEGAIKG, via the coding sequence ATGAGACAGAAAAAAGTAACGGATTTATTCATTACGTTGTTTCTTTGTGTAGGCGCTATCATTTCATTTTTTCCGATCTATCTGGCCGTTATTAATTCGGTGAAGACGCAGGGAGAGATGTTCTCTTCTTTTATAGCTTTGCCCACCAAGCTGCATTTTGAGAACTACAGCCAGGCTTTTGATAAAATCAATCTTTTGAATAGTACACTCAACTCTGCTATTGTTTCTGTGATCGGCATAGGTGGAATCGTGTTTTGTGCGGCTTTGGCCGGCTACAAGCTGTCACGAACTAGCGGCAGGCTGAGCAACATGATCTTCTTCCTGTTTATTGCTTCGATGCTGGTCCCTTTTCATTCCATTATGATTCCACTGACCCGGATGGCCAAAAACCTGCATGTTAGCGGCAGTACCTATGGTCTGGCCATTATTTATATCGGCCTTGGCGTGAATATGGCGATCTTTCTATACCATGGGTTTGTGAAGTCCATTCCCCGCGAGCTGGAAGAAGCCGCACGTATTGACGGCTGTGGAGAATTTCAGACCTTCTTCCGCATTATCTTTCCGCTCTTGCTGCCCATCACAGTAACGATTGCGATTCTCGACTTTTTGTGGATCTGGAATGACTTTCTACTGCCTTTACTTATGCTAACCGATTCAACCAAATATACGCTGATTCTGTCCACGAACACGTTGTTTGGCGAATATAACAAGGAATGGTCGCTGATTCTGGCGGCGCTCGTCTTGACTGCACTTCCGGTTATCGTCATCTATGCATTCTTCCAAAAATTCATTATGCAGGGGATTGCGGAAGGTGCAATTAAAGGCTAG
- a CDS encoding sugar ABC transporter permease, with amino-acid sequence MPIKSYRKYISLLAFIAPAFIFYTLFLLIPTIGGMYYSFTDWNGLNPNYSFNGLANFIEALREDPDFVNSLLFTLKYVLFMVVLQNVLALLLAVFIESKTRTKGFFRTIFFMPNMISTIISAFMWTFVFSQVLPQIAEKTVMKFLDQLWIGDPKYSFYSIIIVSLWNGVGYMMIIYLAALQGVPQSLKEAAHIDGATPFQAFRNVTMPMITHAITICFFLTLNGAFKVYEVVYGLTGGGPGRSTQVITMNIYEEAFSNNFRYGYASAKSVILFIIILIFTFIQIRVMKKKEVEA; translated from the coding sequence GTGCCTATTAAGAGCTACAGAAAATATATTTCATTGCTTGCTTTCATTGCACCTGCTTTTATCTTCTACACCTTGTTTCTGCTGATTCCGACGATTGGCGGCATGTATTACAGCTTTACGGACTGGAACGGGTTGAACCCGAACTATTCTTTTAATGGTCTCGCCAATTTTATCGAAGCGCTGCGTGAAGACCCGGACTTTGTGAATTCATTACTGTTTACACTTAAATATGTGCTATTTATGGTTGTGCTGCAAAATGTGCTGGCTCTATTACTAGCCGTATTTATTGAATCTAAAACAAGAACCAAGGGCTTCTTTCGTACGATCTTCTTTATGCCAAATATGATCAGCACCATCATAAGTGCCTTTATGTGGACCTTCGTGTTCTCTCAGGTACTGCCGCAAATCGCGGAGAAGACCGTTATGAAATTCCTCGATCAGTTATGGATTGGAGATCCGAAGTATTCTTTCTATTCGATTATTATCGTATCGCTGTGGAATGGTGTCGGCTATATGATGATTATATATTTGGCAGCTCTGCAGGGCGTACCGCAAAGCTTGAAAGAAGCTGCGCATATTGATGGAGCAACCCCATTTCAGGCATTCCGTAATGTAACGATGCCGATGATTACACATGCAATTACGATTTGTTTCTTTCTCACTCTTAATGGAGCCTTTAAAGTGTACGAGGTGGTCTACGGTCTCACTGGCGGAGGTCCCGGACGCAGTACACAGGTGATAACGATGAACATTTATGAAGAAGCTTTCTCCAACAATTTCCGTTACGGTTATGCAAGTGCTAAATCCGTCATTCTGTTCATTATTATCTTAATCTTCACCTTCATTCAGATCAGAGTCATGAAGAAAAAAGAGGTGGAAGCATGA
- a CDS encoding extracellular solute-binding protein: MKRTTTSILCTFLAATLLAGCGANNNTGSAGSAEGDKAVTEKAKSVTLKMFIAQPRFKEHYDKYIADFVTKEKADKNIDVTVQLEMPTADNASQILKTRLASNDAPDIFAIHAVNEIPSYYKAGYLEDLTSQPFVAKLLDSVKPSVTTTDGKVVALPLETLSWGYLYNKKIFTELGLTPPTTLTEMKAVVEKLKAKKITPFVLSYKESWIPQLVLPLAVGAIVKTEDPTFVDKMNKDEGSFTEMKSAIFDIFDLINSNGTTKATEVGGDDGAAAFAAGKGAMWLQGPWYAETILKSNPDLDFGVAPLPINDDPNATLINLSASTSLAVSPTSKNKDVALDFLNYVLDDQASNAFFQALKFNPVAKIHTYESYPWINDAMTYVKAGKSVQDPAIPQSVKDEVGKGLQAYYAGQLSQDEVLKALDKAWKSFNKVNK, translated from the coding sequence ATGAAAAGAACAACAACGAGTATACTTTGCACATTTCTAGCAGCAACACTTCTGGCAGGCTGTGGCGCCAACAATAACACAGGCAGCGCAGGTTCGGCAGAGGGTGACAAGGCAGTTACAGAAAAGGCCAAAAGCGTTACCCTCAAGATGTTCATCGCACAGCCGCGCTTCAAGGAACATTATGACAAATATATTGCCGATTTCGTTACCAAGGAAAAAGCTGATAAAAATATTGATGTAACTGTTCAGTTGGAAATGCCGACAGCCGATAATGCTTCGCAAATTCTGAAGACACGGCTGGCCTCCAATGATGCACCTGATATATTCGCCATTCATGCGGTCAACGAGATTCCTTCTTATTACAAAGCCGGATATCTGGAAGATCTGACCAGCCAGCCTTTTGTCGCTAAACTGCTGGATAGCGTGAAACCTTCTGTTACTACAACTGATGGCAAAGTCGTTGCTCTACCACTCGAAACCTTATCATGGGGTTATCTGTACAATAAAAAAATATTTACGGAGCTAGGCTTGACACCACCAACGACTTTGACGGAAATGAAGGCGGTTGTAGAGAAGCTTAAAGCCAAGAAGATAACTCCTTTTGTTCTCTCCTATAAAGAATCTTGGATTCCACAGCTGGTGCTGCCGCTCGCTGTCGGCGCAATCGTGAAGACCGAGGACCCTACGTTCGTGGATAAGATGAATAAAGACGAGGGCTCCTTTACTGAAATGAAGTCGGCGATCTTTGATATCTTTGATCTCATCAACAGCAACGGTACAACCAAAGCAACAGAGGTTGGTGGTGATGATGGTGCTGCAGCGTTTGCTGCAGGTAAAGGGGCCATGTGGCTGCAAGGACCATGGTATGCCGAAACCATTCTGAAATCGAATCCGGACTTGGATTTCGGAGTGGCACCTCTGCCGATTAACGATGATCCTAACGCTACCTTGATCAATCTTAGTGCTTCAACATCATTGGCTGTATCACCGACCAGTAAGAACAAGGACGTAGCCCTCGATTTCTTGAACTACGTGCTGGATGACCAAGCCTCCAACGCATTCTTCCAGGCCTTGAAGTTCAATCCGGTGGCTAAGATCCACACCTATGAAAGCTATCCGTGGATCAACGACGCGATGACTTATGTCAAAGCAGGCAAATCTGTTCAGGACCCGGCCATTCCGCAATCGGTCAAAGACGAGGTGGGTAAAGGTCTGCAAGCCTATTATGCCGGACAATTGTCACAGGATGAGGTGCTGAAGGCACTGGATAAGGCTTGGAAATCTTTTAACAAAGTGAATAAATAA
- a CDS encoding response regulator, translated as MIKVLLVDDESWNRDIVRTFGAWESLGMEIAGEAEEGIEALQLTELLSPQIVITDMRMPGADGVQLMINLHDLYPEVKVVVVSGYDDFKYAQSALRYGAVDYLLKPIDPKELNAVLQKCKRELESFSRESAPLPLDMEVSFSLSSYKQLLRVHFNELNSEGMLSVLQGMGRELEQSGITKSGILQQVTREMLQLLMELMKCNALEDESLKFEVNREVFSSCENTTAFLVEQYGESLEQLIRQRKFKNRLNLEEVRQYIDNHFAEAVTLEALARVFFVSKEYLSKVFKLEYGRNVTEYVLHLRMEKAKQWLAEDNIPIKSVAEMSGYEDVAYFYRVFKKHYGIAPGEMRKNAQV; from the coding sequence ATGATTAAAGTACTGCTAGTGGACGACGAAAGTTGGAATCGTGATATTGTAAGGACGTTTGGTGCCTGGGAAAGTCTGGGAATGGAGATTGCCGGAGAAGCGGAGGAGGGGATAGAAGCGCTGCAGCTTACCGAGTTGTTGTCGCCTCAGATTGTCATTACGGATATGCGGATGCCTGGTGCGGACGGAGTCCAGCTGATGATTAATCTCCATGACCTCTATCCTGAAGTAAAGGTTGTGGTAGTGAGCGGTTACGATGATTTCAAATATGCACAGAGTGCCCTGCGTTACGGAGCGGTAGATTACTTACTGAAGCCGATAGATCCCAAAGAGCTGAATGCAGTTCTGCAAAAGTGCAAAAGAGAGCTGGAGTCTTTCTCCCGGGAATCCGCTCCGCTGCCCCTTGATATGGAGGTTTCCTTCTCCTTGTCCTCCTATAAACAGCTGCTGCGGGTTCATTTCAATGAATTGAATTCGGAGGGGATGCTCAGCGTACTGCAAGGGATGGGCAGAGAACTGGAACAGAGTGGGATTACGAAGTCGGGCATCCTTCAGCAGGTCACTCGAGAAATGCTGCAACTGCTCATGGAACTCATGAAGTGTAATGCCCTTGAAGACGAATCCCTGAAATTCGAAGTGAACCGCGAGGTTTTCTCGTCCTGCGAGAATACTACAGCTTTTCTGGTGGAGCAATACGGCGAAAGTCTGGAGCAACTGATCCGCCAACGCAAGTTCAAGAATAGGCTGAATCTCGAAGAGGTTAGGCAATATATTGATAACCATTTTGCCGAGGCTGTTACTTTGGAGGCTTTAGCCAGAGTTTTTTTTGTCAGCAAAGAATATTTGAGCAAGGTCTTCAAGCTGGAATATGGCCGCAACGTTACGGAATATGTATTGCATCTGCGGATGGAGAAAGCCAAGCAATGGCTCGCCGAGGATAACATACCTATCAAGTCTGTGGCTGAAATGAGCGGATACGAGGATGTTGCCTATTTCTATAGAGTATTTAAGAAGCATTATGGTATTGCACCCGGCGAAATGAGAAAGAATGCACAGGTTTAA
- a CDS encoding sensor histidine kinase → MEALMFAKWVVKLTEPFRRSIRNKLILTMVILAAVPIVTITALAAENNRRSMEAEVISTNLSNMKWTGVYLGDQFSQLNNLIYTVLISPHLSDYLANVEEASLSSQFAAQKNIIDTLTNLFYSAGNHVIGVELYLKEYNKLFTINASQSDIESPVSIPAPYKMLFEQDKDFMIQVDSSDNSKFQLIRSINRFENQEKLGGISLEIRWGVLDQTLDLLGRGDEHTVLIVGPTGEILYQPWGQAPTPKILQQVADTGAGEGYFRSNSEYVFYNTIDPVGLKLITIIPNSFINQSSLATMKFGLIVGMFTVIVATLVAIILAWRLATPIVSLARSIQGFGLMKDREVQISNRVDEIGFLETKLYQMSHRIREHIKTEYMISLEKKSAELKALQAQINPHFLQNTLQMIGSMLFKSNPAESYEVIRSLSDMFRYIIREPDALAPLQAELNHLNNYMQIQKQRFSSRLTYTIQVDEKALKSMIPKLTLQPIVENAFVHGLELQAGPWELEINVITDANEVIISIRDNGIGLENSKLAELRGRLNQTEGLWTHGDRIGLQNVASRLHMHFGGGCGISVDSQPGQGTTVVMTIPLERNSDIYD, encoded by the coding sequence ATGGAAGCACTGATGTTTGCCAAATGGGTTGTAAAGCTAACGGAGCCTTTCCGACGCAGCATTCGCAATAAACTTATTCTTACCATGGTTATCTTGGCTGCAGTGCCGATTGTGACCATAACAGCATTAGCCGCCGAGAATAACCGTAGATCGATGGAGGCAGAAGTCATCAGTACGAATCTTTCCAATATGAAATGGACAGGGGTTTATCTCGGCGATCAATTCTCTCAGTTGAACAATCTAATTTATACCGTTCTGATCAGTCCTCATCTAAGTGATTACCTGGCTAATGTGGAGGAAGCGAGCTTGTCCAGTCAGTTCGCCGCCCAGAAGAATATTATTGATACCCTGACGAACCTGTTCTACTCGGCAGGCAATCATGTGATCGGGGTGGAGCTGTATCTGAAGGAGTACAATAAGCTGTTCACTATCAATGCTTCGCAAAGCGATATTGAATCGCCGGTCAGTATTCCGGCACCCTACAAAATGCTGTTCGAACAGGATAAGGATTTCATGATCCAAGTGGACAGCAGTGATAACAGCAAGTTTCAGCTGATCCGCAGCATTAATCGATTTGAGAATCAGGAGAAGCTCGGTGGCATTTCTCTGGAGATTCGCTGGGGAGTGCTGGACCAGACCTTAGATTTGCTGGGACGCGGTGACGAGCACACGGTGCTTATAGTTGGACCTACTGGAGAGATACTGTACCAGCCTTGGGGACAAGCCCCAACGCCGAAAATACTGCAGCAGGTAGCTGACACCGGTGCCGGTGAGGGGTATTTCCGAAGTAATAGTGAATATGTGTTCTATAACACGATTGATCCGGTGGGCCTCAAGCTGATCACGATTATACCGAACAGCTTTATTAATCAGAGTTCACTCGCCACCATGAAATTTGGTCTTATTGTCGGCATGTTTACAGTGATTGTAGCTACACTAGTAGCTATTATTCTGGCGTGGCGGCTGGCGACCCCTATCGTTAGTCTGGCCCGTTCCATTCAAGGGTTTGGGCTCATGAAAGACCGTGAGGTCCAGATTAGCAACCGCGTAGATGAAATCGGCTTTCTGGAGACGAAGCTGTATCAGATGTCTCATCGGATCAGAGAGCATATTAAGACAGAATATATGATTAGTCTGGAGAAAAAGAGTGCTGAGCTCAAAGCGCTGCAAGCGCAGATTAACCCTCATTTTTTGCAAAACACGCTGCAAATGATCGGCAGTATGCTTTTCAAGAGCAACCCGGCGGAAAGCTACGAGGTGATCAGATCGCTTAGCGATATGTTTCGTTACATTATACGAGAGCCCGACGCGCTGGCGCCGCTGCAAGCTGAGCTGAATCACCTGAATAATTACATGCAGATCCAGAAGCAGCGTTTCTCTTCCCGGCTAACCTACACCATTCAGGTGGATGAGAAGGCGCTAAAGAGCATGATTCCGAAGCTGACTCTGCAGCCTATCGTCGAAAATGCTTTTGTTCACGGACTGGAGCTGCAAGCAGGACCATGGGAGCTGGAGATCAACGTTATCACGGATGCAAATGAGGTAATCATCAGCATCCGCGACAACGGAATCGGGCTGGAGAACAGCAAGCTTGCGGAGCTGCGCGGACGGCTGAACCAAACGGAAGGCTTATGGACACACGGTGACCGGATCGGTTTACAAAATGTCGCTTCTAGGCTTCATATGCACTTTGGCGGCGGCTGTGGAATCAGCGTAGATAGCCAACCCGGGCAGGGAACTACAGTAGTAATGACCATTCCGCTTGAGAGGAACAGTGACATCTATGATTAA
- a CDS encoding glycoside hydrolase family 30 protein, producing MRKYEFQWFSSTEELPWVEEAIEQISLLPHTADGSAVNLTVTSEIFQTLEGFGGCFNELGFTALAHLSDQDRATVMHALFHPEGEQRFSICRLPIGASDYALDWYSLNEQDGDYAMEHFSIERDRQILIPYIKEALALNPDLKLFASPWSPPTWMKFPKSYNYGTLRWEPEILEAYALYFVKFVEAYRAEGITIHQVHVQNEVVADQKFPSCVWTGEQLRIFIRDYLGPAFARHNLDTEIWLGTINAPEPWDEWLKKKSTDYDAFASVVLSDPEAYKYVKGVGYQWAGKHAIQRTVQSYPELRYMQTENECGDGENTWFYAKYIFNLYQHYFMNGVNAYIYWNMLLEPRGRSTWGWEQNSMLTIDPAVGQAVRNPEYYVMKHFSRFTSPGAVRVGLKGPWSGNAVAFKGMDGRVTLVVSNPFDEPRVLNLDSGSSVHSFVLKPQSFHTIVLN from the coding sequence ATGCGTAAGTATGAGTTTCAATGGTTTTCCAGCACGGAAGAGTTACCTTGGGTGGAGGAAGCAATAGAGCAGATATCGCTATTACCACACACAGCCGACGGCTCAGCAGTCAATCTAACGGTCACTTCAGAGATATTTCAGACGCTGGAGGGCTTCGGGGGCTGTTTCAATGAGCTGGGTTTCACCGCGCTTGCCCATTTGTCGGATCAGGACAGAGCAACGGTAATGCATGCTTTGTTCCATCCAGAAGGCGAGCAGCGGTTCAGCATTTGTAGACTTCCGATCGGTGCTAGTGATTATGCGCTCGATTGGTACAGCCTGAACGAGCAGGATGGGGATTACGCGATGGAACATTTCTCTATCGAACGTGACCGGCAAATACTGATTCCCTATATAAAAGAAGCCCTGGCGCTAAATCCAGACTTGAAGTTATTCGCATCCCCGTGGAGTCCACCCACGTGGATGAAGTTTCCGAAGTCGTATAACTATGGTACGTTACGCTGGGAACCGGAAATTCTGGAAGCCTATGCTTTGTATTTCGTCAAATTCGTTGAGGCCTACCGCGCAGAGGGAATCACGATTCATCAGGTGCATGTACAGAATGAGGTAGTCGCTGATCAGAAGTTTCCTTCCTGCGTATGGACTGGAGAGCAACTGCGTATATTCATCCGCGATTACTTAGGACCGGCGTTTGCGCGGCATAATCTGGATACGGAAATTTGGCTTGGCACCATCAATGCTCCGGAGCCATGGGATGAATGGCTGAAGAAAAAATCCACGGATTATGATGCCTTCGCCAGCGTAGTACTTAGTGATCCCGAGGCGTACAAGTACGTAAAAGGCGTCGGTTACCAATGGGCTGGCAAACATGCGATCCAGCGCACTGTGCAGAGTTATCCAGAGCTGCGCTATATGCAGACTGAAAATGAATGCGGCGATGGGGAAAATACCTGGTTCTATGCCAAATACATCTTTAACTTATATCAGCATTATTTCATGAATGGTGTGAATGCTTATATTTATTGGAATATGCTGTTGGAGCCTAGAGGCCGGAGCACTTGGGGCTGGGAGCAAAACTCGATGCTGACTATAGATCCTGCCGTGGGCCAAGCCGTACGTAATCCAGAGTATTATGTGATGAAGCATTTCTCACGGTTCACGAGTCCGGGTGCAGTAAGAGTTGGGCTTAAGGGACCATGGAGCGGCAATGCAGTAGCCTTTAAAGGAATGGATGGCCGCGTAACCCTGGTGGTCTCCAATCCATTTGACGAGCCTCGGGTGCTGAACCTGGATAGTGGTTCCTCTGTGCACTCCTTTGTGCTTAAGCCACAATCCTTTCATACAATCGTCCTGAACTAA
- a CDS encoding DUF3267 domain-containing protein — protein MILWFRNLPQISLDLSEWKPFIQNTWFRKHYMKFVYLLMSTFFLAPKGFGVSFSHIINSPLILIIFVVFIIHEIFHILVINTKGDISLTFRGIFFWLNTNAILSKQRFWVFMSLPFIVLSVIPAITSLLVSDDIKSLLLFISWINLIISSSDIVNSLLILIKPNKSVFCRGYYRVNSIPAASITEANILSQNS, from the coding sequence ATGATATTGTGGTTTCGAAATTTGCCACAGATAAGCTTGGATTTGTCAGAATGGAAACCTTTCATTCAAAATACTTGGTTTCGAAAGCATTATATGAAGTTTGTTTACCTATTAATGTCCACTTTTTTTCTAGCACCAAAAGGGTTCGGAGTAAGCTTCTCTCATATTATAAATTCCCCTCTTATCTTAATCATTTTTGTTGTTTTTATAATACATGAAATCTTTCATATTCTTGTAATAAACACCAAAGGTGATATTAGCTTAACGTTCAGAGGAATATTTTTTTGGCTCAATACAAATGCAATTCTATCCAAGCAGAGATTTTGGGTCTTTATGAGTTTACCTTTTATTGTATTATCAGTAATCCCAGCGATTACTTCGCTCCTTGTATCAGATGATATTAAATCACTCCTATTATTTATTAGTTGGATAAATTTGATAATCTCTTCCTCCGATATCGTTAATTCATTGTTAATCCTAATTAAACCAAATAAATCTGTATTTTGCAGAGGCTACTACCGAGTGAATAGCATTCCAGCAGCATCTATCACCGAGGCCAACATACTAAGCCAGAATAGTTGA